A window of the Serratia sarumanii genome harbors these coding sequences:
- the sufA gene encoding Fe-S cluster assembly scaffold SufA: MQTENVGTFSLDENVWQGISLSDSAVRQITKLMQQDPQVKGLQLGVKQSGCAGFAYVLDLTREPADDDLLFERDGAKLYVPLKAMPFIDGTTVDYVREGLNQIFKFNNPKAQHACGCGESFGV; the protein is encoded by the coding sequence ATGCAAACGGAAAATGTCGGCACTTTTTCTCTGGATGAAAATGTCTGGCAAGGCATTTCGCTCAGCGACAGCGCCGTACGACAAATAACCAAACTGATGCAGCAGGATCCGCAGGTGAAAGGGCTGCAGCTAGGGGTGAAACAATCCGGCTGCGCCGGCTTTGCCTATGTGCTGGATCTGACCCGCGAACCCGCCGATGACGATCTGCTGTTTGAGCGCGACGGCGCCAAACTCTATGTGCCGCTGAAGGCCATGCCGTTCATCGATGGCACCACGGTAGATTACGTCCGCGAAGGGCTGAATCAGATATTCAAATTTAACAACCCTAAAGCTCAGCATGCCTGCGGGTGCGGCGAGAGCTTTGGCGTTTGA
- the sufB gene encoding Fe-S cluster assembly protein SufB has translation MTRSNVEMPNEVQAWVSEGRYKEGFFTQLATDELAKGINEEVVRAISAKRNEPEWMLEFRLEAYRAWLQMEEPHWLKANYDRLNYQDYSYYSAPSCGSCDDACGSQPGAEQQPGAATEKDYLTSEVELAFNQLGVPVREGSEVAVDAIFDSVSVATTYREKLAESGVIFCSFGEAIQEYPDLVRQYLGRVVPSNDNFFAALNAAVASDGTFVYVPKGVRCPMELSTYFRINAAKTGQFERTILIADEGSYVSYIEGCSAPVRDSYQLHAAVVEVILHKDAEVKYSTVQNWFSGGESKGGILNFVTKRALCEGAGSKMSWTQSETGSAITWKYPSVILQGDNSIGEFFSVALTSGHQQADTGTKMIHIGKNTKSTIIAKGISAGHSENTYRGLVKILPGAENARNFTQCDSMLIGPDSGAHTFPYVEARNNSAQLEHEATTSKIGDDQLFYCLQRGISEDDAISMIVNGFCKDVFSELPLEFAVEAQKLLAISLEHSVG, from the coding sequence ATGACACGAAGCAATGTAGAAATGCCTAATGAAGTGCAGGCTTGGGTCAGCGAAGGTCGCTACAAAGAAGGTTTCTTCACCCAGTTGGCAACCGATGAGTTGGCCAAAGGCATCAACGAAGAGGTGGTGCGCGCCATCTCGGCCAAGCGTAACGAACCCGAGTGGATGCTGGAATTCCGCCTCGAGGCCTACCGCGCCTGGCTGCAGATGGAAGAGCCTCACTGGTTGAAGGCCAATTACGATCGTCTGAACTACCAGGACTACAGTTACTATTCGGCGCCGTCCTGCGGCAGCTGCGACGACGCCTGCGGTTCGCAACCCGGCGCGGAGCAGCAACCGGGCGCGGCGACGGAAAAAGATTACCTGACCAGCGAAGTGGAGCTGGCGTTCAACCAGCTCGGCGTACCGGTGCGCGAGGGCAGCGAGGTGGCGGTGGACGCCATCTTCGACTCGGTCTCTGTCGCTACCACTTACCGTGAAAAACTGGCGGAGAGCGGGGTGATTTTCTGCTCGTTCGGCGAAGCGATCCAGGAATACCCGGATCTGGTGCGTCAGTACCTGGGCCGCGTGGTGCCGTCCAACGATAACTTCTTCGCCGCGCTGAACGCCGCGGTGGCTTCCGACGGCACCTTCGTTTATGTGCCGAAGGGCGTACGCTGCCCGATGGAACTGTCGACCTACTTCCGCATCAACGCCGCCAAAACCGGCCAGTTCGAGCGCACCATCCTGATCGCCGACGAAGGCAGCTACGTCAGCTATATCGAGGGCTGTTCCGCCCCGGTGCGCGACAGCTATCAGCTGCACGCGGCGGTGGTGGAAGTGATCCTGCATAAAGACGCCGAAGTGAAATACTCGACGGTGCAGAACTGGTTCTCCGGCGGCGAGAGCAAGGGCGGCATCCTCAACTTCGTCACCAAGCGCGCGCTGTGCGAAGGCGCCGGCTCGAAAATGTCCTGGACCCAGTCGGAAACCGGCTCGGCCATCACCTGGAAATACCCGAGCGTGATTTTGCAGGGCGACAATTCGATCGGCGAATTCTTCTCGGTGGCGCTGACCAGCGGCCATCAGCAGGCCGATACCGGCACCAAGATGATCCACATCGGCAAAAACACCAAGTCGACCATCATCGCCAAAGGCATCTCCGCCGGCCACAGCGAGAACACCTATCGCGGCCTGGTGAAAATCCTGCCGGGGGCGGAAAACGCCCGTAACTTTACCCAGTGCGACTCGATGCTGATCGGGCCGGACAGCGGCGCCCACACGTTCCCTTACGTTGAAGCGCGCAACAACAGCGCTCAGCTGGAGCACGAAGCCACCACCTCGAAGATCGGCGACGACCAGCTGTTCTACTGTCTGCAGCGCGGCATCAGCGAGGATGACGCCATTTCGATGATCGTCAACGGTTTCTGCAAGGATGTTTTCTCCGAGCTACCGTTGGAGTTCGCCGTCGAGGCGCAGAAACTTCTGGCCATCAGCCTGGAACACAGCGTGGGTTAA
- the sufC gene encoding Fe-S cluster assembly ATPase SufC yields MLSIKNLKVSVEGNEILKGLDLEIKPGEVHAIMGPNGSGKSTLSATLAGREEYEVTEGEVTFKGKDLLELDPEDRAGEGVFLAFQYPVEIPGVSNHFFLQTSVNAVRKYREQEPLDRFDFADFIEEKIALLDMPADLLTRSVNVGFSGGEKKRNDILQMAALEPDLCILDETDSGLDIDALKIVANGVNSLRDGKRAFIIVTHYQRILDYIQPDYVHVLSQGRIVKSGDFSLVKQLEEQGYGWLTDQQ; encoded by the coding sequence ATGTTAAGCATCAAGAATTTGAAAGTCAGCGTGGAAGGCAACGAGATCCTCAAGGGATTGGATCTGGAGATCAAACCGGGCGAAGTGCACGCCATCATGGGGCCGAACGGCTCGGGCAAGAGCACGCTGTCCGCCACGCTGGCCGGGCGTGAAGAGTACGAAGTGACCGAAGGGGAAGTCACCTTCAAGGGCAAGGATCTGCTGGAGCTGGATCCGGAAGATCGCGCCGGCGAAGGCGTGTTCCTGGCCTTCCAGTACCCGGTGGAGATCCCCGGCGTCAGCAACCACTTCTTCCTGCAGACGTCGGTCAACGCGGTGCGCAAATACCGCGAGCAGGAGCCGCTGGATCGCTTTGACTTCGCCGATTTCATCGAAGAGAAAATCGCGCTGCTGGATATGCCGGCCGATCTGCTGACCCGTTCGGTCAACGTCGGCTTCTCCGGCGGCGAGAAAAAGCGCAACGACATTCTGCAGATGGCGGCGCTGGAGCCGGATCTGTGCATTCTCGATGAAACCGACTCGGGCCTGGACATCGACGCGCTGAAGATCGTCGCCAACGGCGTCAACTCGCTGCGGGACGGCAAGCGCGCGTTTATCATCGTCACCCACTATCAGCGCATTCTGGACTACATCCAGCCGGATTACGTACACGTGCTGTCCCAGGGGCGCATCGTCAAATCCGGCGATTTCTCGCTGGTGAAACAGTTGGAGGAGCAGGGCTATGGCTGGCTTACCGACCAACAGTAA
- the sufD gene encoding Fe-S cluster assembly protein SufD: protein MAGLPTNSNSNALQQLYRLFEGRGGERSPHALAHWQQALRLGWPTRKHENWKYTPLESLLEQQFLDPQPAPVSAEQLEALALGIDACRLVFIDGRYSAALSDGDLGDYQFELTAYGTPQALPEPIQPEIFLHLTESLAQETSLIRLPAGKVPARPLYLLHISSGRGATGEVNTVHHRHHLEIGRGAEAEVIEHYVSLGEAAHFTGARLTANVADNAGLLHCKLAFESQPSYHFAHNDLVIGRDARVKSDSFLLGAGLTRHNTSAQLNGEGANLVINSLVLPVGKEICDTRTYLEHNKGYCESRQLHKTVVSDRGKAVFNGMIKVAKHAIKTDGQMTNHNLLLGKVAEVDTKPQLEIYADDVKCSHGATVGRIDEEQLFYLQSRGIDKHAAQQMIIFAFAAELTEGIANDTIRERVLARIAQRLPGEAE from the coding sequence ATGGCTGGCTTACCGACCAACAGTAATTCAAACGCGCTGCAGCAGCTGTATCGCCTGTTCGAAGGCCGCGGCGGCGAGCGTTCGCCGCATGCGCTGGCGCACTGGCAGCAGGCGCTGCGCCTCGGCTGGCCAACGCGCAAGCATGAAAACTGGAAATACACGCCGCTGGAGAGCCTGCTGGAGCAGCAGTTCCTCGATCCGCAGCCCGCGCCGGTGAGCGCTGAGCAGCTGGAGGCGCTGGCGCTCGGCATCGATGCCTGTCGGCTGGTGTTTATCGACGGCCGCTACAGCGCCGCGCTGAGCGATGGCGATTTGGGCGACTACCAGTTCGAATTGACTGCCTACGGCACGCCGCAGGCGCTGCCGGAGCCGATCCAGCCGGAAATTTTCCTGCACCTGACTGAAAGCCTGGCGCAGGAAACCAGCCTGATTCGCTTGCCGGCCGGCAAGGTCCCTGCCCGCCCGCTGTACCTGCTGCATATCAGCAGCGGACGCGGCGCCACCGGGGAAGTGAACACCGTGCATCATCGTCACCATCTGGAGATCGGGCGCGGGGCCGAGGCGGAAGTGATTGAACACTACGTCAGCCTGGGCGAGGCCGCGCACTTCACCGGCGCGCGCCTGACCGCAAACGTAGCGGACAACGCCGGGCTGTTGCACTGCAAGCTGGCGTTTGAGAGCCAGCCGAGCTACCACTTTGCCCACAACGATCTGGTTATCGGCCGCGACGCGCGGGTGAAAAGCGACAGTTTCCTGCTGGGCGCCGGTCTGACGCGCCACAACACCAGCGCGCAGCTGAACGGCGAAGGCGCAAATCTGGTGATCAACAGCCTGGTGCTGCCGGTGGGCAAAGAGATCTGCGATACCCGCACCTATCTGGAGCACAACAAGGGCTATTGCGAAAGCCGCCAACTGCATAAAACCGTGGTCAGCGATCGCGGCAAAGCGGTGTTCAACGGCATGATCAAAGTGGCCAAGCACGCGATTAAAACCGACGGCCAGATGACTAACCATAACCTGCTGTTGGGCAAGGTGGCGGAAGTGGATACCAAGCCGCAGCTGGAGATCTACGCCGACGACGTCAAATGCAGCCACGGCGCCACCGTGGGGCGCATCGATGAAGAGCAGCTGTTCTATCTGCAGTCGCGCGGCATCGACAAACACGCGGCGCAGCAGATGATCATTTTCGCCTTCGCCGCCGAGCTCACCGAAGGCATCGCCAATGACACCATCCGGGAACGGGTGCTGGCGCGCATCGCCCAGCGCCTGCCGGGGGAGGCTGAATGA
- the sufS gene encoding cysteine desulfurase SufS: MSYPIERVRGDFPLLAREVNGQPLAYLDSAASAQKPQAVIDRELEFYRHGYAAVHRGIHTLSAEATQQMEAVREQAARFINAASAEEMVFVKGTTEGINLVANSFGRHLLQPGDAILITEMEHHANIVPWQMLALERGLQLRVWPLQPDGTLDLALLPELVDSSCKLLALTEVSNVLGTVNPVRDIIARARALAPELTVLVDGAQAVMHQRVDVQALDCDFYVFSGHKLYGPSGIGMLYGRQALLQQMPPWEGGGSMIRQVSLTAGTTFADPPWRFEAGSPNTAGIMGLGAAFDYVEALGLNAIHDYEQSLMHYALEALRQVPTLKVYGPAHRAGVIAFNLGEHHAYDVGSFLDQYGIAIRTGHHCAMPLMAFYQVPSMCRASLALYNTREEVDRLVAGLQRIHQLLG, translated from the coding sequence ATGAGTTATCCGATTGAACGCGTGCGCGGCGATTTCCCGCTGCTGGCGCGTGAGGTGAACGGCCAACCGCTGGCCTATCTCGACAGCGCCGCCAGCGCGCAGAAACCGCAGGCGGTGATCGACCGCGAGCTGGAGTTCTACCGCCACGGTTATGCGGCGGTGCATCGCGGCATTCATACCCTGAGCGCCGAGGCGACCCAGCAGATGGAAGCGGTGCGGGAACAGGCGGCGCGCTTTATCAACGCCGCCTCGGCGGAAGAAATGGTGTTCGTCAAGGGTACCACCGAAGGCATCAATTTGGTGGCCAACAGCTTTGGCCGCCACCTGCTGCAGCCGGGCGATGCGATTCTCATCACCGAGATGGAGCACCACGCCAATATCGTGCCGTGGCAGATGCTGGCGCTGGAGCGCGGGCTGCAGCTGCGGGTGTGGCCGCTGCAGCCGGACGGTACGCTGGATCTGGCGCTGCTGCCGGAGCTGGTCGACTCGTCCTGCAAACTGCTGGCGCTGACCGAGGTCTCCAACGTGCTGGGCACCGTCAACCCGGTGCGCGACATCATCGCCCGCGCCAGAGCCCTGGCGCCGGAGCTGACGGTGCTGGTGGACGGCGCGCAGGCGGTAATGCACCAGCGCGTCGATGTTCAGGCGCTGGACTGCGATTTTTACGTATTTTCCGGCCATAAGCTGTACGGCCCTTCCGGCATCGGCATGCTGTACGGCCGCCAGGCGTTGTTACAGCAGATGCCGCCGTGGGAAGGGGGCGGCTCGATGATCCGCCAGGTCAGCCTGACGGCGGGCACCACCTTCGCCGATCCGCCGTGGCGCTTCGAGGCCGGTTCGCCGAACACCGCCGGCATCATGGGGCTGGGGGCGGCGTTCGATTACGTCGAAGCCCTGGGCCTGAATGCGATCCACGATTATGAACAGTCGCTGATGCACTATGCGCTGGAGGCGCTCAGGCAGGTGCCGACGCTGAAAGTTTATGGTCCGGCCCATCGCGCCGGGGTGATCGCCTTCAACCTGGGGGAGCACCATGCCTATGATGTCGGCAGCTTCCTCGACCAGTACGGCATCGCCATTCGCACCGGCCATCACTGCGCGATGCCGCTGATGGCGTTTTATCAGGTGCCGAGCATGTGCCGCGCTTCGCTGGCGTTATATAATACCCGCGAAGAGGTGGACCGGCTGGTGGCCGGGCTGCAACGCATTCATCAGCTATTAGGCTAG
- the sufE gene encoding cysteine desulfuration protein SufE has protein sequence MANLPDKDKLVRNFSRCLNWEEKYLYVIELGAKLPPLDEAERQAGNLISGCQSQVWIVMRRDEQGQVELHGDSDAAIVKGLLAVVFILYRQLTPQQIVDLDVRPFFSELALSQHLTPSRSQGLEAMIRAIRSKAAQLA, from the coding sequence ATGGCGAATTTGCCGGACAAAGATAAATTGGTGCGTAATTTCTCCCGCTGTTTGAACTGGGAGGAGAAATACCTGTACGTGATTGAACTCGGCGCCAAATTGCCGCCGCTGGACGAGGCCGAGCGGCAGGCCGGCAACCTGATTTCCGGCTGTCAGAGCCAGGTATGGATCGTGATGCGCCGTGATGAGCAGGGGCAGGTCGAGCTTCACGGCGACAGCGACGCGGCGATCGTCAAAGGGCTGCTGGCGGTGGTGTTTATTCTTTATCGTCAATTGACGCCACAGCAGATCGTCGATCTCGATGTGCGGCCGTTTTTCAGCGAGTTGGCGCTCAGCCAACATCTGACGCCTTCGCGTTCACAGGGGTTGGAGGCGATGATCCGCGCCATTCGCAGCAAAGCGGCGCAGCTGGCCTGA
- a CDS encoding L,D-transpeptidase family protein, whose protein sequence is MKRALSLMGMVFATVLAGTQAASATEYPLPPPDSRLIGENTTYTVPNDGRPLEAIAADYKIGLLGMLEANPGTDPFLPKPGSVLTIPTQMLLPDTKREGIIVNLAELRLYYYPKGENKVIVYPIGIGQTGMHTPLEVTSVSQKIPNPTWTPTANIRKRYQSQGVTLPAVVPAGPENPMGLFALRLAMGRGEYLIHGTNANFGIGMRVSSGCIRLRPTDIEALFNQVPRGTRVQVINDPVKISVEPDGKRYVEVHQPLSRVESDDPQTMPIALSKAEKAFAADAQTDRAVFDSAVVRRSGMPVLVNVGESPSAVSLTPAATPEANKSPFKAAPISSVN, encoded by the coding sequence ATGAAACGTGCGTTGAGTTTAATGGGCATGGTCTTCGCCACCGTATTGGCCGGCACGCAGGCCGCCAGTGCGACCGAGTACCCGCTGCCGCCGCCGGACAGCCGTCTGATCGGTGAAAACACCACTTATACCGTGCCAAACGACGGCCGTCCGCTGGAGGCGATCGCCGCCGACTACAAGATCGGCCTGCTGGGCATGCTGGAAGCCAACCCTGGCACTGACCCGTTCCTGCCCAAGCCGGGTTCGGTGCTGACCATTCCGACCCAAATGCTGCTGCCTGACACCAAGCGTGAAGGGATCATCGTCAACCTGGCCGAGCTGCGCCTTTACTACTACCCGAAAGGCGAGAACAAAGTGATCGTCTATCCGATCGGTATCGGCCAGACCGGGATGCACACGCCGCTGGAGGTGACCTCCGTCAGCCAGAAGATCCCTAACCCGACCTGGACGCCAACCGCCAATATCCGTAAACGCTATCAGTCCCAGGGCGTGACGCTGCCAGCGGTGGTGCCGGCCGGCCCTGAGAACCCGATGGGGTTGTTCGCCCTGCGTCTGGCGATGGGGCGCGGTGAATACCTGATCCACGGCACCAACGCCAACTTCGGTATCGGCATGCGCGTCAGCTCCGGCTGCATTCGTCTGCGTCCGACGGATATCGAAGCGCTGTTCAATCAGGTGCCGCGCGGTACGCGGGTGCAGGTGATCAACGATCCGGTGAAGATTTCGGTTGAGCCGGACGGCAAACGCTATGTGGAAGTGCATCAGCCGCTGTCGCGGGTAGAAAGCGACGATCCGCAGACCATGCCGATTGCGTTGTCTAAAGCGGAGAAAGCCTTCGCTGCGGATGCTCAGACCGATCGCGCCGTGTTCGATAGCGCGGTTGTACGCCGTTCTGGCATGCCGGTGCTGGTCAACGTAGGGGAGAGCCCGTCGGCGGTGAGTTTGACGCCTGCAGCGACGCCTGAGGCGAATAAGAGCCCATTCAAGGCAGCGCCAATCAGTTCCGTGAACTAA
- a CDS encoding major outer membrane lipoprotein — MNRTKLVLGAVILGSTLLAGCSSNAKIDQLSSDVQTLNAKVDQLSNDVNAMRSDVQAAKDDAARANQRLDNQAHAYKK, encoded by the coding sequence ATGAATCGTACTAAACTGGTACTGGGCGCGGTAATCCTGGGTTCCACTCTGCTGGCTGGCTGCTCTAGCAACGCTAAAATCGATCAACTGTCTTCTGACGTTCAGACTCTGAACGCTAAAGTTGATCAGCTGAGCAACGACGTGAACGCAATGCGTTCTGACGTTCAAGCTGCTAAAGACGACGCAGCACGCGCTAACCAGCGTCTGGACAACCAAGCTCACGCTTACAAAAAGTAA
- the pykF gene encoding pyruvate kinase PykF, whose amino-acid sequence MKKTKIVCTIGPKTESEEMLTNLLNAGMNVMRLNFSHGDYEEHGNRIKNMRAVMAKTGINAGILLDTKGPEIRTMKLEGGKDASLVAGQTFTFTTDQSVIGNSERVAVTYAGFAADLKIGNTVLVDDGLIGMEVTNVTENEVVCKVLNNGDLGENKGVNLPGVSIQLPALAEKDKRDLIFGCEQGVDFVAASFIRKRSDVLEIREHLKAHGGEQIQIISKIENQEGLNNFDEILEASDGIMVARGDLGVEIPVEEVIFAQKMMIEKCNRARKVVITATQMLDSMIKNPRPTRAEAGDVANAILDGTDAVMLSGESAKGKYPLEAVNIMATICERTDRVMPSRIDALNDRRKLRITEAVCRGAVETAEKLDAPLIVVATSGGKSAKSVRKYFPNAVILALTTNETTAHQLVLSKGVIPQMVKEIASTDDFYRIGKEAALASGLAQKGDVVVMVSGALVPSGTTNTASVHVL is encoded by the coding sequence ATGAAAAAGACCAAAATTGTTTGTACCATCGGTCCAAAAACCGAATCGGAAGAAATGCTGACCAACCTGCTCAATGCGGGCATGAACGTGATGCGTCTCAACTTCTCTCACGGCGACTATGAAGAGCACGGCAACCGCATCAAGAACATGCGCGCCGTGATGGCGAAAACCGGCATCAACGCCGGCATCCTGCTGGATACCAAAGGCCCGGAAATTCGCACCATGAAACTGGAAGGCGGCAAAGACGCCTCGCTGGTCGCCGGCCAAACCTTCACTTTCACCACCGACCAGAGCGTGATCGGCAACAGCGAACGCGTGGCGGTCACCTACGCCGGCTTCGCCGCCGACCTGAAGATCGGCAATACCGTGCTGGTTGACGACGGCCTGATCGGCATGGAAGTCACCAACGTGACCGAGAACGAAGTCGTTTGTAAAGTGCTGAACAACGGCGACCTGGGCGAGAACAAGGGCGTCAACCTGCCGGGCGTATCCATCCAGCTGCCTGCGCTGGCCGAAAAAGACAAACGCGACCTGATCTTCGGCTGCGAGCAAGGCGTCGACTTCGTGGCGGCGTCCTTCATCCGCAAACGCTCAGACGTGCTGGAGATCCGCGAACACCTGAAAGCCCACGGCGGCGAGCAAATCCAGATCATCTCCAAGATCGAAAACCAGGAAGGCCTGAACAACTTCGACGAGATCCTCGAAGCGTCCGACGGCATCATGGTTGCCCGTGGCGACTTGGGCGTGGAGATCCCGGTCGAAGAAGTGATCTTCGCCCAGAAGATGATGATCGAGAAATGCAACCGCGCGCGTAAAGTGGTGATCACCGCCACCCAGATGCTCGATTCCATGATCAAGAACCCGCGCCCTACCCGCGCGGAAGCCGGCGACGTTGCCAACGCCATCCTGGACGGCACCGATGCCGTCATGCTGTCCGGCGAGAGCGCCAAGGGCAAATACCCGCTGGAAGCGGTCAACATCATGGCGACCATCTGCGAGCGTACCGATCGCGTGATGCCAAGCCGCATCGACGCCCTGAACGATCGCCGCAAGCTGCGCATCACCGAAGCGGTGTGCCGCGGTGCGGTTGAAACCGCCGAGAAACTGGACGCGCCGCTGATCGTGGTCGCCACCAGCGGCGGCAAGTCGGCGAAATCCGTGCGTAAATACTTCCCGAACGCGGTGATCCTGGCGCTGACCACCAATGAAACCACCGCGCACCAGCTGGTGCTGAGCAAGGGCGTCATCCCGCAGATGGTCAAGGAAATCGCCTCTACCGACGACTTCTACCGCATCGGTAAAGAAGCCGCCCTGGCCAGCGGCCTGGCACAGAAAGGCGACGTCGTGGTGATGGTTTCCGGCGCGCTGGTGCCGAGCGGCACCACCAACACTGCCTCGGTACACGTGCTGTAA
- a CDS encoding cupin — protein MTTFTAKTAFLPLDNGLARREGVMSDGSPAAEVRFEAGAFGQLQKPPHALQTRVISGEFEFTLGGDTRVVRAGESLILPANVASGCFCLSAGVLLEIPLPR, from the coding sequence ATGACCACTTTTACCGCCAAAACCGCCTTTTTACCGCTCGACAATGGCCTTGCCCGCCGTGAAGGCGTGATGAGCGACGGTTCGCCGGCGGCGGAAGTGCGTTTCGAAGCCGGCGCCTTCGGCCAGTTGCAAAAGCCCCCGCACGCGCTGCAAACCCGAGTGATATCCGGTGAATTCGAGTTCACTCTCGGCGGCGATACGCGAGTGGTGCGGGCCGGTGAGAGCCTGATATTGCCGGCCAACGTCGCCAGCGGCTGCTTCTGCCTGAGCGCCGGCGTGCTGCTGGAAATCCCCCTACCGCGGTAA
- a CDS encoding MATE family efflux transporter, with product MQKYLIEARSLLALAIPVIIAQISQTAMGVVDTIMAGAYSATDMAAVAVGTSIWLPAILFGHGLLLALTPVIAQLNGAGRRDRIAHQVRQGFWLASGVSVLLIVVLYNCKFVIDMMHNIDPQLADKAVGYLHAIMWGAPGYLFFQVMRNQCEGLSKTKPGMVIGFLGLLVNIPINYIFIYGKFGMPELGGVGCGVATGSVYWIMFLMMRGYVKRAPSQRDIKRQTGDLGGPDWAALKRLIGIGMPVALALFFEVTLFAVVALLVSPLGIVAVAGHQIALNFSALMFVLPLSLGVGATIRVGYRLGEGSVEGARVAAYSAIGVGITMAVCTALFTAAFREPIALLYNDSPAVVAMASQLMLLAALYQISDSVQVIGSGVLRGYKDTRAIFFITFIAYWVLGLPSGYLLALTDAVVPAMGPSGFWIGFIIGLTFAAIMMALRMRWLQKQPTTVILQRSTR from the coding sequence GTGCAGAAGTACTTAATTGAAGCGCGTAGTTTATTGGCTCTCGCTATCCCGGTCATCATCGCGCAAATATCGCAAACCGCCATGGGCGTGGTGGATACCATCATGGCCGGCGCTTACAGCGCCACCGACATGGCGGCGGTTGCGGTCGGCACTTCAATCTGGCTGCCGGCCATCCTGTTCGGCCACGGCCTGCTGCTGGCGCTGACCCCGGTTATCGCCCAGCTCAACGGCGCCGGGCGTCGCGATCGCATCGCTCACCAGGTGCGCCAGGGTTTTTGGCTGGCTTCCGGCGTGTCCGTGCTGCTGATCGTCGTGCTGTATAACTGCAAGTTCGTCATCGACATGATGCACAACATCGATCCGCAGCTGGCGGATAAAGCCGTCGGTTATCTGCACGCCATCATGTGGGGGGCGCCGGGTTACCTGTTCTTCCAGGTGATGCGCAACCAGTGCGAGGGGCTGTCCAAAACCAAGCCCGGCATGGTGATCGGCTTCCTCGGCCTGCTGGTGAATATCCCGATCAACTACATCTTCATCTACGGCAAATTCGGCATGCCGGAGCTGGGCGGCGTCGGCTGCGGCGTCGCCACCGGCAGCGTCTACTGGATCATGTTCCTGATGATGCGCGGCTACGTGAAGCGCGCGCCGTCGCAGCGCGACATCAAACGCCAAACCGGCGATCTCGGCGGCCCAGACTGGGCGGCGCTGAAGCGCCTGATCGGCATCGGCATGCCGGTAGCGCTGGCGCTGTTCTTCGAAGTCACTCTGTTCGCCGTGGTGGCGCTGCTGGTGTCGCCACTGGGGATCGTCGCGGTCGCCGGCCACCAGATCGCGCTTAACTTCAGCGCGCTGATGTTCGTACTGCCGCTGTCGCTGGGCGTCGGCGCCACCATCCGCGTCGGTTATCGTCTGGGGGAAGGCTCGGTCGAAGGCGCGCGCGTCGCCGCTTACTCCGCCATCGGCGTCGGCATCACCATGGCCGTCTGCACCGCGCTGTTTACCGCCGCCTTCCGCGAACCGATCGCCCTGCTGTACAACGACAGCCCGGCGGTGGTGGCGATGGCCTCGCAGCTGATGCTGCTGGCGGCGCTGTACCAGATCTCGGATTCTGTCCAGGTGATCGGCAGCGGCGTGCTGCGTGGTTATAAAGATACCCGCGCGATCTTCTTCATCACCTTCATTGCTTATTGGGTGTTGGGCCTGCCGAGCGGCTATCTGCTGGCGTTAACCGACGCGGTGGTGCCGGCGATGGGGCCGAGCGGTTTCTGGATCGGCTTTATCATCGGCCTGACCTTCGCCGCCATCATGATGGCGCTGCGCATGCGCTGGCTGCAGAAACAGCCGACCACCGTCATCCTGCAGCGATCCACGCGCTGA
- a CDS encoding riboflavin synthase, translating into MFTGIVQGTAPLVAIDEKPNFRTHVIEMPAELLPGLELGASVAHNGCCLTVTAVEGNRVSFDLIKETLRLTNLGDLALGDIVNIERAAKFNDEIGGHLMSGHIICTAEVAKIYTSENNRQVWLRMPNAELMKYVLHKGFIGIDGISLTIGEVVNNRFCVHLIPETLDRTTLGKKRLGDKVNIEIDPQTQAVVDTVERVLANREAALAAAMAPAHKD; encoded by the coding sequence ATGTTCACCGGTATCGTACAAGGCACCGCGCCGCTGGTCGCCATTGATGAGAAACCCAATTTCCGCACCCACGTGATCGAAATGCCTGCCGAGCTGCTGCCGGGGCTGGAGCTGGGCGCGTCGGTGGCCCATAACGGCTGCTGCCTGACCGTCACCGCGGTGGAAGGCAACCGCGTCAGCTTCGATTTGATTAAGGAAACTCTGCGCCTGACCAACCTCGGCGATCTGGCGCTGGGCGACATCGTCAATATCGAGCGCGCGGCGAAGTTCAATGACGAAATTGGCGGCCATTTGATGTCCGGCCATATTATCTGCACGGCGGAAGTGGCCAAGATTTATACCTCGGAAAATAACCGGCAGGTATGGCTGCGCATGCCGAATGCCGAATTGATGAAATATGTGCTGCACAAAGGCTTCATCGGCATCGACGGCATTAGCCTGACCATCGGCGAAGTGGTGAATAACCGTTTCTGCGTGCACCTGATCCCGGAAACGCTGGATCGCACCACGCTGGGTAAGAAACGCCTGGGTGACAAGGTGAACATCGAGATCGATCCGCAAACGCAGGCGGTGGTGGACACCGTCGAGCGCGTGCTGGCCAATCGGGAAGCGGCGCTGGCGGCGGCGATGGCGCCGGCGCACAAAGACTGA